One Lycium barbarum isolate Lr01 chromosome 5, ASM1917538v2, whole genome shotgun sequence genomic window carries:
- the LOC132641196 gene encoding oxysterol-binding protein-related protein 1D: MNPLCCIAPVSIDRDKSNPNPTVVKSQSLTQSQLGFDNHNVAVKQTSFSSRQSFSNAQVNNNTDSGLGLGLDSGLVNENEENWSEKGHCGVLYKWVNYGKGWRARWFVLEDGVLSYYKVHGPDKIALSVGKEKGLKVIGDESWRYMRRKTNVNGSNKWKPFGEIHLKVSSVRASKSDDKRLSIFTGTKTLHLRCQSREDRTTWIEALGVAKDQFPRLLSSGDFAASEDFIVSTEKLRSRLVQEGIGEAVIKDCESIMLHEVAELQNQMKALHLKHIVLLDTLRQLETDKIELETTVVDETKERDSCCGQGRRFSDFYSIMSEGSASDSDADNESRYGGDVETDEEDGAYFDTNDFLSAESLKSASYRSREGTGNACSSLTSENETFTGRTRELEMEIKAISYPYIKRRDSLPEPKEKEKPVGLWSIIKDNIGKDLSGVCLPVYFNEPLSSLQKCFEDLEYSHLVDQALEWGKQGDDLMRVLKIAAFAVSGYASTQGRQCKPFNPLLGETYEADYPDKGLHFFSEKVSHHPMVVACHCEGRGWKFWADSNLKGKFWGRSIQLDPVGVLTLQFEDGETFQWSKVTTSIYNIIIGKIYCDHYGAMRIKGSGKYSCKLKFKEQSIIDRNPHQVHGFVQDNKTGEKVAMLLGKWDEAMYYVLGDPTTKPKSYDPMTEAILLWERDKSTPKTRYNLTPFAISLNELTPGLREKLPPTDSRLRPDQRHLENGEYEQANAEKLRLEQLQRQARKLQERGWQPRWFCKDEDGCYRYLGGYWEAKEKHSWEGISDIFGHTSDPSLVIEE; this comes from the exons ATGAATCCACTGTGTTGCATTGCACCTGTATCGATCGATCGTGATAAATCAAATCCAAATCCAACGGTTGTAAAGTCACAATCACTTACTCAAAGTCAGTTAGGGTTTGATAATCACAATGTAGCTGTGAAACAAACGAGTTTCAGCTCAAGACAGAGTTTTTCAAATGCACAAGTGAATAACAATACGGATTCGGGTTTGGGTTTGGGTTTGGATTCGGGTTTGGTTaatgaaaatgaagaaaattGGAGTGAAAAAGGGCATTGTGGAGTGTTATATAAATGGGTGAATTATGGTAAAGGATGGAGAGCTAGATGGTTTGTGCTTGAAGATGGTGTGTTGTCATATTATAAGGTTCATGGACCGGATAAAATTGCGTTGAGTGTAGGTAAAGAAAAGGGGTTAAAGGTTATTGGAGATGAGTCTTGGAGGTATATGAGGAGGAAGACTAATGTAAATGGATCTAACAAGTGGAAACCCTTTGGGGAAATACATTTGAAG GTCTCCTCAGTTAGGgcaagcaaatcagatgacaaaagGCTTTCTATATTCACGGGAACAAAGACGCTCCATTTGCGATGTCAATCAAGAGAGGATAGGACCACGTGGATTGAGGCTCTTGGGGTTGCTAAAGATCAGTTCCCCAGGTTGCTGTCTAGTGGTGATTTTGCAGCGTCAGAAGATTTTATTGTTTCAACAGAGAAGCTACGGTCAAGATTGGTGCAAGAAGGGATTGGTGAGGCAGTGATAAAAGATTGTGAGTCTATCATGCTACATGAGGTTGCTGAGCTACAAAATCAGATGAAGGCTCTCCATCTTAAGCATATTGTGCTTCTGGACACTCTAAGACAGTTAGAG ACAGATAAAATTGAGCTGGAAACAACTGTTGTGGATGAAACAAAAGAACGAGATTCATGTTGTGGACAAGGTCGAAGGTTTAGTG ATTTTTATTCCATTATGTCTGAAGGCAGTGCTAGTGACTCTGACGCTGACAATGAAAGCCGATATGGAGGAGATGTTGAAACAGATGAAGAAGATGGTGCATATTTTGATACTAATGATTTTCTGTCTGCTGAATCTCTTAAAAGTGCTTCTTATCGCAGTAGAGAGGGTACTGGAAATGCTTGTAGCTCATTGACCTCTGAGAATGAGACCTTTACTGGTCGTACAAGAGAATTGGAGATGGAAATAAAGGCAATCAGTTATCCCTATATCAAAAGAAGGGATAGTCTGCCAGAGCCAAAGGAAAAAGAGAAGCCAGTTGGTTTGTGGTCAATAATCAAGGATAATATTGGGAAAGACCTTTCTGGTGTGTGCCTTCCTGTGTACTTCAATGAGCCACTATCTTCACTGCAGaaatgctttgaagatttggagtaCTCCCACCTGGTTGATCAGGCACTGGAGTGGGGAAAACAG GGGGATGATCTGATGAGAGTTCTTAAGATTGCAGCTTTTGCTGTATCTGGTTATGCATCGACTCAAGGCAGGCAATGCAAACCTTTTAATCCTCTCCTTGGTGAAACCTACGAGGCAGATTATCCAGACAAGGGTCTACACTTCTTTTCTGAAAAA GTTAGTCATCATCCCATGGTTGTTGCCTGCCACTGTGAGGGCAGAGGGTGGAAATTCTGGGCAGATTCTAATCTCAAAGGGAAGTTTTGGGGACGTTCAATTCAGCTTGATCCTGTGGGGGTTCTGACCCTGCAATTTGAAGATGGTGAGACATTTCAGTGGAGCAAGGTTACTACTTCTATTTACAACATAATAATTGGTAAAATCTATTGTGACCATTACGGTGCTATGCGGATCAaaggcagtggtaaatattcttGCAAGCTCAAATTCAAGGAGCAGTCTATTATTGATCGAAATCCTCATCAG GTTCATGGATTTGTGCAAGACAACAAGACAGGAGAAAAAGTGGCTATGTTATTGGGGAAGTGGGATGAAGCAATGTATTATGTGTTGGGAGATCCAACTACAAAGCCAAAGAGTTATGATCCCATGACTGAAGCCATATTGTTGTGGGAGAGGGACAAATCTACACCCAAAACAAGATACAACCTCACACCTTTTGCAATATCTTTAAATGAATTGACACCTGGATTAAGAGAGAAGCTGCCACCAACTGACTCAAGGCTGAGGCCTGATCAGCGCCACTTAGAGAATGGGGAGTATGAGCAGGCTAATGCGGAGAAGCTTAGACTTGAACAATTGCAGAGACAG GCAAGGAAACTACAGGAGAGGGGTTGGCAACCGAGATGGTTTTGCAAGGATGAGGATGGTTGTTATCGCTACTTGGGTGGATACTGGGAAGCAAAGGAGAAACATAGTTGGGAGGGTATCTCTGATATATTCGGGCATACAAGTGATCCTTCTCTAGTAATCGAAGAGTAA